The following proteins are encoded in a genomic region of Pseudodesulfovibrio mercurii:
- a CDS encoding MucR family transcriptional regulator, with protein MDHVEKAMRIVEAQAGVRPMTADEACQMVKNLSDGLRELANGEAAPTRQEPPVDPKRAIRNKSIVCLECGRTFKTLSKRHLESHGLTPDEYRAKWGYKKRTPLSCRETAKARSERMKEMKLWTRTGKKPDDKKKPAKAAGKDA; from the coding sequence ATGGATCATGTCGAAAAAGCGATGAGGATCGTGGAAGCGCAGGCTGGGGTCAGGCCCATGACTGCCGACGAGGCGTGTCAGATGGTCAAGAATCTCAGCGACGGCCTGCGCGAGCTGGCTAACGGGGAGGCCGCGCCGACCCGGCAGGAGCCGCCCGTCGACCCCAAGCGGGCGATCAGGAACAAGTCCATTGTGTGCCTGGAGTGCGGACGGACCTTCAAGACCCTTTCGAAGAGGCACCTGGAGTCGCACGGGCTGACGCCCGACGAGTACCGGGCCAAGTGGGGATACAAGAAGCGGACTCCGCTTTCCTGCCGGGAGACGGCCAAGGCCCGCTCAGAGCGCATGAAGGAGATGAAGCTCTGGACGCGGACGGGCAAGAAACCTGACGACAAGAAGAAGCCCGCGAAGGCCGCAGGCAAGGATGCCTAA
- a CDS encoding tyrosine-type recombinase/integrase, translating to MSPRNDNHPPKGSSITVEPIRSLDAISAIKTMLHGKPRDLLLFVIATNNGIRCGDLLRLKVGDLRGKNVDDTIAIKESKTGKINVLAVNDSVHAALTRFLASGSLSDGEYLFRSQKGENTPLTIQSVNRMAKSWCRDAGLKGNYGAHSLRKTFGYVQRVHFGVGFEVLCKRFNHASPAVTMRYLGISDTEVVSILKNSI from the coding sequence ATGAGTCCCAGAAACGACAACCACCCGCCCAAGGGAAGTTCCATCACCGTCGAGCCCATCCGCTCCCTGGACGCAATCTCGGCCATCAAAACGATGCTCCACGGCAAGCCGCGTGACCTGTTGTTGTTCGTCATTGCGACCAACAACGGCATCCGTTGCGGAGACCTCCTGCGGCTCAAGGTCGGAGACCTTCGCGGCAAGAACGTCGACGACACCATCGCCATCAAGGAGTCCAAGACTGGCAAGATTAACGTCCTTGCCGTCAACGATTCAGTCCACGCGGCACTGACGCGGTTCCTCGCGTCAGGCTCGCTTAGCGACGGCGAGTACCTGTTCCGTTCACAGAAGGGAGAGAACACGCCCCTGACCATCCAGTCCGTCAACCGCATGGCCAAATCGTGGTGCCGCGATGCTGGCCTCAAAGGCAACTACGGAGCCCACAGCCTGCGCAAAACCTTCGGCTACGTGCAACGCGTCCACTTCGGCGTCGGCTTCGAGGTCCTGTGCAAGCGTTTCAATCACGCCTCGCCAGCCGTCACCATGCGCTACCTTGGCATCAGCGACACGGAAGTGGTCAGTATCCTAAAGAATTCAATTTAA
- a CDS encoding DUF2958 domain-containing protein → MTSKAKGLIPRMPRLYETEDTPAEEKLIWIHFFMGESHWYAAEFDGKDTFFGYAILNGDMQNAEWGYFSLSELTELRVGPFVVCIEDGWQVREFTEIMTERHREALHG, encoded by the coding sequence ATGACGAGCAAGGCCAAGGGGCTGATCCCCAGGATGCCCCGGCTTTATGAGACCGAGGACACGCCCGCCGAGGAGAAACTGATCTGGATTCATTTCTTCATGGGCGAGTCCCACTGGTATGCCGCCGAGTTCGACGGGAAGGATACCTTTTTTGGCTACGCCATCCTGAACGGCGACATGCAGAACGCGGAGTGGGGGTATTTTTCGCTGTCGGAGCTGACTGAGCTTCGGGTGGGGCCGTTCGTGGTTTGCATCGAGGACGGCTGGCAGGTGCGGGAGTTCACGGAGATCATGACTGAACGGCACAGGGAGGCTCTGCATGGCTGA
- a CDS encoding helix-turn-helix domain-containing protein produces the protein MSRPLHVERHFFNQREAAEYCGYSTAKFRQFAKEYDIPKCGPNRDRYRKVDLDSFMACPGDFFNPLRVRKAGFVPVEV, from the coding sequence ATGAGCAGACCGCTCCATGTCGAAAGACACTTCTTCAACCAGCGCGAGGCAGCTGAATACTGCGGATACAGCACCGCGAAATTCAGGCAGTTCGCTAAGGAGTATGACATCCCGAAGTGCGGCCCGAACAGGGACAGGTACCGCAAGGTAGACCTGGACAGCTTCATGGCTTGCCCCGGCGACTTCTTCAATCCCCTGCGCGTGCGCAAGGCCGGGTTCGTCCCGGTGGAGGTGTAG
- a CDS encoding primase-helicase family protein yields MNETSKEMIQKILNPNYDQGMITDDNVRPEGLQALLCMNEMYCQAMHDGAMMIMERTHDHRGAKEINAMKKLDLYDRHEADTILVKHMTSNGESWKPMQIAKYWCKWKYKNQKLKTVFSPRPLSKDVATRFFNMYPGLSKEPKAGDWSRIQTHLRDIWCNGDEELFGAVMNWMAHLVQKPWEKPGVALVVTGGRGTGKSTIFECIFKPILGSLYCKVSHRNHLSGNFNAHLATKLLVVNEEAFFHGDHEANEVVKSMITEELMEIEPKGVDIREKETFMRVVFLSNNEHVIAASTDERRYLVLESSSDRAQDQEYFKGLRHEINNGGIEAFLHALMSWKIDMDKLRTPPRTKGLFNQMLHSLNPFQRWTYEKFLHIGDDHPCIKWKTKVSSEDLYLCYNDWRHNLRDCDVRTGANKIADAGAITKEIHKLFGFPRTRIGNQRGFVLPSRDDARQIFEKHVKMTGIWDDFEADEGEFFDDSSKSESRGFDDLDDLLND; encoded by the coding sequence ATGAATGAAACGTCAAAGGAAATGATCCAGAAAATCCTGAACCCAAACTACGACCAGGGGATGATCACGGACGACAATGTCAGGCCAGAGGGACTACAAGCCCTCCTGTGCATGAACGAGATGTACTGCCAGGCCATGCACGACGGGGCCATGATGATCATGGAGCGTACCCACGACCATCGCGGAGCCAAAGAAATCAACGCGATGAAGAAGCTCGACCTGTACGACAGGCACGAGGCCGACACGATCTTGGTTAAGCACATGACCTCAAACGGCGAGTCATGGAAGCCGATGCAGATCGCTAAATACTGGTGTAAGTGGAAATACAAGAACCAGAAACTCAAAACCGTGTTCAGTCCCCGCCCCTTGTCCAAGGATGTAGCCACACGTTTTTTCAACATGTACCCTGGTCTATCAAAGGAACCGAAAGCGGGCGATTGGTCTCGCATTCAGACGCATCTTCGCGACATATGGTGTAACGGAGACGAGGAGTTGTTCGGGGCAGTTATGAACTGGATGGCGCACCTTGTACAAAAACCTTGGGAGAAGCCGGGCGTGGCATTAGTCGTCACCGGTGGAAGGGGAACCGGAAAGTCGACTATATTCGAATGCATATTTAAACCGATACTAGGAAGCCTATATTGCAAGGTTTCGCACCGTAACCACCTCTCAGGTAACTTCAACGCGCACCTTGCGACAAAGCTGTTAGTGGTCAACGAAGAGGCGTTCTTTCACGGGGACCATGAGGCCAACGAGGTTGTCAAATCGATGATCACTGAGGAGCTGATGGAAATCGAACCAAAGGGTGTTGATATTCGGGAAAAAGAAACCTTCATGAGGGTGGTGTTTTTGTCGAACAACGAACACGTCATCGCGGCATCGACGGACGAGCGTCGATACTTGGTTCTAGAAAGCTCATCCGACAGGGCACAAGACCAGGAGTACTTCAAGGGTCTCCGCCATGAAATCAACAACGGCGGGATTGAAGCGTTCCTCCACGCCTTGATGAGCTGGAAGATCGACATGGACAAGCTCAGGACTCCCCCCAGGACGAAAGGCCTCTTCAACCAAATGCTCCACAGCTTGAATCCATTCCAACGATGGACGTACGAAAAGTTTCTCCACATCGGTGACGACCACCCCTGTATCAAGTGGAAAACCAAGGTTTCCTCGGAGGATCTGTACCTTTGCTACAATGACTGGCGACATAACCTGAGGGACTGCGATGTGCGCACCGGTGCCAACAAAATAGCTGACGCCGGTGCCATCACCAAGGAGATCCATAAGCTCTTTGGATTTCCAAGAACCAGAATCGGAAACCAGCGCGGCTTCGTCCTTCCCTCCCGCGATGATGCACGCCAGATTTTCGAGAAACACGTCAAGATGACGGGCATATGGGACGATTTTGAGGCGGACGAAGGCGAGTTCTTCGACGACTCCTCCAAATCCGAATCCCGAGGCTTCGACGACCTGGACGACCTGCTCAACGACTAA
- a CDS encoding tyrosine-type recombinase/integrase produces the protein MAVGITKDGRWFVQYRVAHSKSPKKEYYGKGTEAKKAAHERNAEINLMKARKEEIRTGHIYLDELGQIYLNHEKARGRERKFLTEMANRLNNSYLPALNHAPIHKLKAEDFNVLALEYADLSPSSFNRYITYLNVMFNFGVEFEYIEKNPMAAWRKRVLKREKHRDLPIDKDDIDAILAHSPLHVYKAIRLIMKTGCRPGKSELLKIKYSDVDFHNKLVRIRGTKAARSDRYVHLLDDILEEIREWQKTATSEYIVEYKGEPVQSYIKAFRTAVKNSGIDKKVVPYHLRHYFASSLIAKKADIKAVASVMGHSGPAMLFNVYYHLIGDGEKEAIEKLSEN, from the coding sequence ATGGCGGTAGGAATCACCAAAGACGGGCGCTGGTTCGTCCAGTACCGCGTCGCCCACAGCAAGAGCCCGAAGAAGGAGTATTACGGGAAAGGGACCGAGGCCAAGAAGGCAGCCCACGAGCGCAACGCAGAGATCAACCTGATGAAGGCTCGCAAGGAAGAGATCAGGACGGGGCACATCTACCTGGACGAGCTCGGACAGATCTACCTCAACCACGAGAAGGCCCGTGGCCGTGAACGGAAGTTCCTCACCGAGATGGCGAACAGGCTGAACAACTCGTACCTCCCTGCGCTCAACCACGCGCCGATCCACAAGCTCAAGGCCGAGGACTTCAACGTGTTGGCCCTTGAATACGCAGACCTGTCGCCTAGCTCGTTCAACCGCTACATCACGTACCTGAACGTCATGTTCAACTTCGGCGTTGAGTTCGAGTACATCGAAAAGAACCCGATGGCGGCTTGGCGAAAGCGCGTGCTGAAACGCGAGAAGCACCGCGACTTGCCCATCGACAAGGACGACATCGATGCCATCCTCGCCCACTCGCCGCTGCACGTCTACAAGGCGATCAGGCTGATCATGAAAACGGGCTGCCGTCCGGGCAAGAGCGAACTACTCAAGATCAAGTACAGCGACGTGGACTTCCACAACAAGCTCGTCAGGATTCGCGGAACCAAGGCGGCCAGGAGCGACAGGTACGTCCACCTTCTCGACGACATCCTTGAGGAAATCAGGGAATGGCAGAAGACGGCGACTTCCGAATACATAGTCGAGTACAAGGGCGAGCCTGTCCAAAGCTACATTAAGGCATTCCGCACCGCCGTGAAAAACTCAGGCATCGACAAGAAAGTGGTGCCCTACCATCTCCGACACTACTTCGCCTCCAGCCTGATAGCCAAAAAGGCCGATATCAAGGCGGTGGCCTCCGTCATGGGCCACTCCGGCCCGGCGATGCTGTTCAATGTGTACTACCACCTGATCGGCGACGGCGAAAAAGAAGCTATCGAAAAGCTGTCCGAGAACTAA